The DNA region GGTCCGTTGCCGTGGTGGGCCGCCCTCTTGCGTGCGGTGGCTGCCGGCCTCCTGGCGATGCTGCTCACTGCCGTCGTGCGACGCCGGCTGCTTCGGCCGGGCGCGCCGCACTGACTGTCAGCAGGGTGGCATTGACAGGGCCTCCCACCGTCGCTGCTCGGCTGGTTGAGTAGGCCGGGGACCTGACCAGTCCCGGACAGCGAGCAGTCGGAGGAGAGAATCGATGCGCGGAACGATCTTGTACGGACCAGGCGATGTGCGAGTCGAGGACCGGCCCGATCCGGTGATCAAGGAACCCACTGACGCGGTGATCCGGACGGTCGCGACCTGCGTCTGCGGCTCGGACCTGTGGCCGTACCGCGGGATCGACCAGCTCGCCAAGCCACGGCCGTACGGACACGAGTACGTCGGCATCGTCGAAGAGGTCGGCGAGCGGGTCACCACGCTGACGCCCGGGCAGTTCGTGGTCGGCGGCTTCTATGCCTCCGACGGCACCTGTGCCCACTGCCGCGCCGGTTTCCAGTTCTCCTGCGTCAACTCCAGCCCGTTCGACGGCTGCCAGTCCGAGCTGATCCGGATTCCGCAGGCGGATGGCACCTTGTTCGCCACCCCGACGTTGCCGGACGAGGAACTGATCCCGAGCTTGCTCGCCCTGTCGGATGTGATGAGCACCGGTTGGCATGCCGCGGTCAGTGCGAACGTCCAGTCGGGTGCGACAGTGGTCGTGGTGGGCGATGGGGCCGTCGGACTCTGCGCGGTGCTTGCCGCCCGCGAGCTGGGTGCCGAGCGGATCATCGCGATGAGCCGGCACGAGTCCCGGCAGCGGATCGCCACCGATTTCGGTGCCACCGACATCGTTGAGACCCGCGGTGACGAGGGAGTCGCCGCGGTCATGGAGCTGACCGATGGCGTTGGCGCGGACGCGGTCTGTGAGGCGGTCGGCACCGGGGAATCGATGACTCAGGCGGTACGGGTGGTCCGACCCGGTGGCATGGTCGGGGTCGTCGGCGTGCCGCACGGCGTGGAGTTGCCGCTGCGACAGATGTTCTTCGGCAATGTCGGAGTCAAAGGTGGCCCGGCGTCGGTGGCTCAGTATCTGCCGACACTGCTGGACAAGGTGCTCAGCCGGCAGATCGAGCCGGGCAAGGTGTTCGATCTGGAGTTGCCGCTGGAGCAGGTCGCCGAGGCGTACGCGGCGATGGACGAGCGTCGTGCGATCAAGGTCCTGCTTCGGCCCTGATGTGCTATTCCGGCACAAGCTGCGTGTTCGTCTCCGATGACGGTGACGAACACGCAGTTTGTTGCCGCTGAACGACCGAATCTGTAGCAACGACGAAGAGGAAGGCATGCTCATGGCGTATCTCGATGACTACCCGACCCTGGCGACAACGGATCCGGAGCTGGTCGAGTATGTCGACCGCTTCGTCGCCGAGGAGGTGCTGCCGCACGGCAGCCTCGATGATCGGACACGGCTGATCGTCCAGCTCGCCGCGCTGATCGCCGGTCAGGCACACGGCGCGTACCGGGTGCTGCTCGGCACTGTGCTCGCATCCGGGGTCAGCCCGGTGGAGGTGCGGGAGATCGTCTATCAGGCGGTCCCGTACGTCGGGTTGGGCAAGGCGCTCGACGCCCTGACCATCACCAACGAGGTCTTCGTCGAGCGAGGTGTCGCGCTGCCGCTGCCGGCACAGTCGACCACGACCCCGGCAAACCGGCTGGCTCGCGGGCGCCAGGTGCAGGGTGAGGTGGTAGGGCACGCCGGGGTCGACGCGATGTATGCCAATGCACCGGCTGATCTGGCCCACATCCAGGTCTATCTGTCCGGTAACTGCTTCGGTGACCACCTGACCAGGACCGGGCTCGACCTGCCTACGCGCGAGCTGATCACGTTCGCGTTCCTGGTCGCCCAAGGCGGCTGCGATCCGCAGGTGAAGGGCCACGTCCGGGGCAACCTGAATGTCGGCAACGACCGGGCTCGGCTGATCGACGTCGTCACCCAGCTGCTGCCGTACATCGGCTATCCGCGCTCGTTGAACGCGATCAATGCGATCAACGAGGTCATTCCTCCCGCCTAACGACCTCAGCCGGGTTTGGGCTGGCCGTTGCGCTGGGAGATCTCGTCGGCCGCCTCGATCACCGCCGGCGCGAGAGCGGGGATGGTCTCGGCGTTGATCCGGAAGTTGGGGCCGGAGATCGAGATGGCGCCCACGACCTGACCATTCATGTCGCGGATCGGCGCGGCGATGGCCGCCAGGCCGATCTCGAACTCCTCCATCGTGGCGGCGAAGCCCTGGTCGCGTACCTGCGCCAGCTCGGCTTCCAGTTCCCGCCGACCGGTGATCGTGTGCTCGGTGAATCGCTGTCCGGGCCGCTCGAAGTACGCGGCGCGCTGCTCTGCCGGCATGAACGCCAAGAAGATCTTGCCGGAGGAGGTGGCGTGCATCGGGGTGCGCTTGCCCGCCCAGTTGACGCTGGTCACAGAGGCCGCTCCGATCACCTGATCGAGGCTCAGCACCGAGTCGCCGTCCGCGATATCGACGCTCGCGCTCTCGCCGACTCGTTCGGCCAGATCCTCGCAGATCCTGCGGCTCACCTGGGACAGATCGAGCTTGCGGGACGCGCCGGCGGCGAGCTGCACCACCCCGTAGCCCAGCTGATAGCGGCCGCGTGCGCCGGTCTGGTCGACCAACCCGCGGGCCTCGAGCGTGTACAGCAACCGGAACACGGTTGACTTGTGAATGCCCAATTCGTTGGCGACATCGGTCACCGCCGTCGGACCGCGACGAGCCAGCACCTGCAGGATCGACACCGCCCGGTCGACGGAGTGCACCGACATGTCTCGCTTGGCGGCACCGTCTCCCATGGTGAAACTCTATGCGACCCAATCCCCACTTCGCACCATTTCGGTCTACTTCGCATGGGGTCTACCTGGTGCGCAGTAGCAGGGAAATGGTGCGAAGTGGAGGGAGGGAGGGGCGCCGGGTCGGGACTGAGTTGGCGCGGAGTGGGAATCGACGGGACCGCGAAGCCGAAGTAGTCGAGCTACGAACGGAAGGCGGAGGCCAGCTCGGTGATCCGGGCGGCATCTGCCGGGTCGAGCGGGGAGATCGGCTCGCGGGTCGGACCGGCGGGGAAGCCGACGACGTCGAGAGCCAGCTTGACCGCGGCGACGTAGTTGACCGAGAGCGAGCCGTCCAGCAGCGGGTAGATCCGCGCCCAGGCCTGGCGAGCAGCCGCCAGGTCCCCGGCCTGAATGGCGTCGTAGACGGCGACGATCTCGGCCGGGATGACGTTGGCGGTGCCGGCCATCACGCCCGCCGAGCCGGAGGCCAGCGAGGACAGGATCAGGCTGTCCCAGCCGAGGAAGAGCCCGAGTCGGTCGCCGTAGTAGTGGATCAGCTGCGCGGCCTGCGCCATGTCGGGGGTGGTGTTCTTGATGTAGCGGATGTTCTCCACCGAATCGGCGAGCTCGGCGACCAGGCTTGGCGGCAGATCGACGCCGGTGGCACCTGGCAGGTTGTAGATCATCACCGGGATCTGCACGGAGCTGGCGACCCGACGCAGATAGTGAGCGGTCTCGTCCAGCGACAGCGGCTCGTAGAACGGTGCGACCGGCATCACCACGCTGGCGCCGACGGACTCGGCATGCTGAGACAAGGCGATGGCCTCGGTGACGCTGGTCGAGCCGGTCTGCGCGACCACAGGCACGCGGCCGGCGGCGTGGTCGACGACGGTCTCCACGACCTGACGGCGCTCGTCAGAGCTCAGGGCGCTGAACTCGCCGGTGGAGCCGCAGGCGACGACGCCGTGTACGCCGCCGTCGATCGTGCGATCGACCAAGGCGCGGAGGGTCGGCACATCGAGGGCGCCATCGGCGGTGAACGGGGTGGCCAGGGCGACGAGTACGCCGTGCAGTGCGGTGTCGGAGGTCATGAGCGGAGGGTCCTTCCGGGGTTGAATGAGGCTCGGTGGGTAGTCGGTTGTGGGGCTGTGTACGCGAACTGGCGGTGGTGCGCGGGCTGGTCGAGAAGCGACCCGCGGACTCTTAATCCGCTGCGTGCTGGGTGATGGCGGGGACGTGGCGCTGGCGATCGGTCGCCAGCAGGCTGGCCGCCTCCTGCGCGGCGGCGAAGCCCGAGGTGATCGCAGACTCGGTATACAAGGTGCCGAGGTAGTCGCCGGCCAGGAACACCCGGCTCGAGGGACGGGTCAGGATCGGCTGTAGCTTGGCCCGGCCCGGCGCGCAGTAGGGCGAGCCGTCCTGCCAACGGGAGGCGTTGGCCTCGACCACGCTGTCGGCGAATCCATGGCCGAGCACCTCTTCCAGGTCGGCGAGGTGGGTGTTGACGATCTCCTCGTCGGACTTGTCGAGCAGAGCTCGGCCGAGGCTGGCGGGAGAGAAGGTCATGATGCTGCCGCCGGGCTGGCGGACCGACTCGCTGCCGCGCACGATGCTGGCCTGGTTGAGGGCGATGGCGAACGACCGCTTGGGGCAGGCGATGGCGTACACGTCGTCCCAAGGACGAGCCGAGGTCTCGTTGGTCAGGAACGCTGCCGACACGTGCGGGCCGTAGACGATCTGGCCGAGCGCGCCGCGTACCTCTTCCGGCAGGTCGACGGCCACCCGATGGGAGACCGTGGCTGGGGTTGCCAGCACGACCGTACGCGCCTCCACCTCGTGATCGGCATCGCCTTGGCGATACCGCACCACGACGGAGTCGCGTCGGTGCACGATCTCCTGCACCTGAGCGCCGAGTTGTACGCGATTGCCGAGAGCCACGGCGACGGCCTCGGTCAGGGTCGACGGTCCGCCGACGATGCCGCGGCCGAGTCCTTGTCCGCCGCTCAGCACCAGGCTGAAATAGCCGATGCCCGACCCGGCGGAGATCTGGTCCATGTCGCCGGCCGAGCGGGTCACCGTGACCTTGAACAGCTCCGCGGCATCGGAGGGGATATCGCCGACGAAGTCGGCGAAGGTCCGCTCGTTCTCGAAGTCGTAGATCCGCTGCTGTCGCTGGGCGCCGGACTCGCCGGGCCGCTGGCGGACCACGCGGGAATACCGGAGCACCGCGGCGGCGATCTTCGCGCCGGAGGTGAACACGGCCGCTCGGTTGGCCATCGACATCGGCACCCGGAGGGGATAGGTCTCGATCCGCCCACTCGGGACGAAGGCGCCGTTCATCGACAGCGCCTTCAACGAGCCAGGAACATCGACGGCGGTGACGCCGACCTCGTGCAGCAGGTCGTCGGTCGAGCTGCCCGGGCCGGCGAGCACATGGGCGCCCCAGTTGAGCCAATAGGCTCCCCGTCGCTCCGATCGGATGCGACCGCCGACGCGATGATCGGCCTCCAGCAGAACCGAGTCCCAGTGGCGCAATCGCCAAGCGGCTGCCAGCCCGGCAATACCGCCGCCGACGATGACGACGTCTCTCATGAGCATCCCCTTAGCTCGGTCACATCACTGGACCGACAACTGATATTTCAGAACGTAGATCACCCGATGTCGGGTGTCAATAGTGCGCAGTTGGTCTGTAGGTCGGCGCCTCAGCGAAGCAACCAGGTCAGCGAATCGACTCAGTGCTTCAGCGAATCAACAGGGACCGGACGGCGACGGAGTAGTCGCCGAGATGGGCCCGGGCGGCCAGTGTCGCAGCCTCCGCATCGCCGGCCACGATTGCCGCCACCACCTCCTGCTGATCGCGTCCCACCGAATGCTGCCTGGGGACCCGCCGCAGGCCGTAGTGCCAGATGCGCATCATCAAGTTGAGGTACTGCGTGAGGCTGGCCTCGAGATACGGATTGTGCGCCGCGACGTAGACCGCCTTGTGAATCTCGTAGTCCAGCAGGTGGTACTCGCTGGTGATGTGGTTCATCCGATCGTCGTCGAGCCGCGCGGCCAACGTGGACAGTGCGTCACGCTCGTCCGGTGTCGCCCGCGCGGCCGCGAGCGCCGCCGCCAGCCCTTCCAGGTTCAGCCGGATCTCGGTCAGCCACTGCTCGTCGCTGACGGTGATCTCGGCGACGAACGTGCCTCGACGCGGATAGGTGACGACCAGCCGCTCGAGGGTGAGCCGCTTGAGCGCATCACGGATCGGGGACATGCTCATCCCCAGCTCTGCGCTCAACTCCTTGTCGTCCAGTGGTGCGCCCGGTTCGACTCGGAGGAAGACGATGTCGTCGCGAATCCGCTCGTACGCCTGCTCAGCCAACCCGACCACGCCATGAGGATAAGTCAGTGTTGAGCTGATAGCTGGGGTCGACAGGTCAGGCGTCGATCTTCAGATCGCTCAGCGGTGTGGAGCAGCAGATCAAGATCTTCCCCGCGGCCACTTCCTTGGGTCGGATGCCACCGTTGTGCTGCATGTCGACCGAGCCATCCAACATCACCGTCTTGCAGGTGCCGCACATGCCCTGGCTGCACGACGACGGAGGTCGTAGCCCGGCAGTGAGCGCCGCATCGAGGACAAACTGTTTTGCTCCGCAGGTGACCGTCTTACGACTGCGCACGAACTCGATGTTGAAGGTCGCCTGCTCTGCTTCGGCTTCGCCGCCGTCCTGGGGCACCTCGATCTCGCGGGCCTGCTGCTCACCTGCAGGCAGGCTGTCGAAGTCGAAGCTCTCCTCGTGATAGTTGGCCATGTCGTAGCCCAACGCCGTCACGATGCGTCGAACTGCGGCCATGTACGCCGGCGGACCGCAGGTATAGGTGACCCGCTCGTTCAGATCGGGCACGATCGCCTCCAGTGCCGCCGCGCTCAGTCGGCCCCGAAGACCCATCCACCGTTCGGAGGGATAGTCGCCCTCGCAGATGTGCACGACCTTGATGTTCGGCATCACCGCGGCGATCGCCTCCAGCTCGCGCCGGTAGATGATGTCCGCCGGGGTGCGGGCATTGTGGATGAAGATGATGTCGGCCGCGGAGCCGAGATCGGTGAGTGTCCGGGTCATCGACATGACCGGTGTGATGCCGCTGCCGGCGGACAGGAACAGATACTTGTCCGCCATCGGGCTGGCCAGGGTGAACTGTCCGAGTGGCGCCAGCACGGTCACCTCGGTGCCGGCTACGAGGTTGTCGTGCAGCCAGTTGGAGACCGGCCCGCCGAGCACCCGCTTCACCGTGATCGAGATCAGGTGCGGTCGGGTGGGCGGCGACGAGACCGTGTAGCAGCGGTTGATCGGCTGTCCGTCGATCTCCAGCTGCAGGGTGATGAACTGCCCGGCCTCGAAGTTGAAGACTCTTCCGTCGGGTGCACCGAAGAGAAACGTCTTGACATCGTGGGTGATCTCCCAGACGCCCCGGCAGACCAACGTGGTCTGGTCATCCTCCGCCCAGCACTCGGGCGAGGAGAGCGGTGGCAGGAGCCCCGGGGACCGAGGATCCACTGCACGGGAAGTAGTGGTGGTCACCGGAACGCCGCCACGTGGTGCTGCAGGCGGGTGATGTACCAGTTGGCGAACGCCTCGACGTCGTCCTCGACCAGCGAGTACGGACCAGGGATATAGCCCGGGTTCATGACGCCATTCTGGGTGTCGGCAACGAGCTCTCGGTCCTCCCGGTTGGTTGCCTCCCAGACCGCGGTCAGTGACTCGACGTCGTAGTCGACACCCTCGACCGCATCCGGGTGCACCAGCCAGGTGGAGCGCACGATGCTCTTCTCCGGCGAGATGGGCAGCACGCGAAACACGACGGCATGGTCGCTGAGGAAGTGGAACCAGGAGTTCGGTTGCAGGTGCAGCGAGAGGTCGCCGAACCTCGGCTCGGTCATCGTGCCGAGCAGCTTCTTGCACAGCTGGGCGCCGCCCTCGGAGAAGCTGATGCCTGCTCCGTCGAGCGCCAGGTGGCTCAGCTGGAAGCCGGTGGCCCGGGTGTCCAGCTCGCGGCGCTCCTCCTGCGGAAAGCCGCGCAGCAAGCAGACCCGGTCCAGATCGGCACGGGCCGCCTGATAGCGCTCGAACACCGGCCGCAGCCGGGGGGTGATGTCGTCCTCGGAATAGCCGAACAGTGGGAAGTAGGCGCTGACCAGCTCGGGATGGGCGCCGTCGCAGTGCTGGCACTCGCGGTTGTTCTCCATCACCAGCTTCCAGTTGCCCTCTTCGACCAGGTCGGTCTGGTGGGCGACCTTGGCGTTCGTCAGGTCGTACGGCGCCAGGTAGGGCTCGAGGAACTCGGCGACCTCGTCGAAGTCGTCCGGTGGGTTGTCGGAGAAGCAGACGAAGATCAGCCCGGCGACCACCTTGACGTTGACCGGATTGAGACCGAAGCGCGATTTGTCGAAGGTGTCCGGTTGGGACTCGGCGAAGATCAGGTCGCCGTCGGGGCGGTAGGTCCACTGGTGGTAGGGGCACACGATGTTGCCGACCGAACCGCAGGCATCCTTCAGCAGCCGCGAGCCGCGGTGCCGGCAGACGTTGTGGAATGCGCGGATCTCCTCGTCGTCGTCACGGACGATGATGACCGCGTACGGGCCGATGTCGATGGTGAGGTAGTCACCGGCGTCCGGGATCTCGGCGGTCACGGCGCTGAACAGCCAGTGCCGGCCGAAGATCACCTCGAGATCCAGGTCGAAGATCTCCTGGCTGGCGTAGAAGGGGGCGGCCAAGCTGTAGCCCACAGCTCGGTCCCTGACGAGCGTCTCGAGCTCGACGGGTGGGGTCTGGATTGCCAGGCTCACGGGGACTCTCCTCAATGTCCGGGGGTCGCACCTGCCGAAGCTCTGGCTCGCGTGACGATCGCGCTACAGGTGTTTCGCAATGCGGAACAGTTTCAACAGGATAGACAAAGTGTAGATCCCGGACTCTGCGGCTGCAACAGGGTCAGCCGGCCGCGTGGCGAAGCCGGTCCAGGAGGGCCGGGTCGAGGTCAGCCTGCTGAGCAATCTCCGTGACTTCCAGGGCGGGCAGCCGTACCTGGTGTTCGGCGGTGAGGCGATCGAGGTAGGTCGTGATCCGATCGAGCGAGCCGCCGAAGACCTGCGGGTCGATGCAGAGGATGAAGACGCCGATGGCGGGGGATTCCGTGCCGCGGTCGAAGGGTGGCGAGTCCAGGGAGAACGAGGCGCCGGACAAGGTGGCGAGCAGTTCGACCAGGAGGGCGATGTTGCCGCCGCGGTGACCGCCGAACGGCAGCAAGGTGCCGTGCAACGCTGTCTTGGCGTCCTCGGTCGGTCGTCCATCCGGACCAAGTGCCCATCCTGGCGGGATCGACCTGCCGCCCGCCGCGGCGGCGCGGATGTTGACGTACGCGGTGGCGGAGGACGCCTGGTCGATCACCAGTGGGAGTTGGCCAGGACGTGGTACGGCGTACGCGACGGGGTTCGTCCCCAACACCGAGTGTGGTGCCCCACCGAGTGACATCAGCGCAGTCGCGTTGGCGACGGCTAGGCCCAAGAGCCCTTGCCGGGCGAGCGACCGGGGGTAGTAGCCGAGCTCGCCGCAGGTGAAGGAGCCCTTGATCCACAGCGCCGCGATCCCGGAGCTGGTCGTCGCCGACAGCAGCTCGGCTCGAGCTTCGGCGAAGGCGACCTGAGCCAGTCCCCGATCAGCATCGACCTCGACGACCGCCGGGGCGACCCGGCGTACCACTGGCCGAGCGCCGGCAGTGATCCGGCCCTCCCGATAGCCGGCCAGATAGTCGAAGAGGTGCGCGACGCCGACTGCACGGATGCCGAGCAGTTCGGCCTCGACG from Microlunatus phosphovorus NM-1 includes:
- a CDS encoding zinc-dependent alcohol dehydrogenase family protein, with protein sequence MRGTILYGPGDVRVEDRPDPVIKEPTDAVIRTVATCVCGSDLWPYRGIDQLAKPRPYGHEYVGIVEEVGERVTTLTPGQFVVGGFYASDGTCAHCRAGFQFSCVNSSPFDGCQSELIRIPQADGTLFATPTLPDEELIPSLLALSDVMSTGWHAAVSANVQSGATVVVVGDGAVGLCAVLAARELGAERIIAMSRHESRQRIATDFGATDIVETRGDEGVAAVMELTDGVGADAVCEAVGTGESMTQAVRVVRPGGMVGVVGVPHGVELPLRQMFFGNVGVKGGPASVAQYLPTLLDKVLSRQIEPGKVFDLELPLEQVAEAYAAMDERRAIKVLLRP
- a CDS encoding IclR family transcriptional regulator, encoding MGDGAAKRDMSVHSVDRAVSILQVLARRGPTAVTDVANELGIHKSTVFRLLYTLEARGLVDQTGARGRYQLGYGVVQLAAGASRKLDLSQVSRRICEDLAERVGESASVDIADGDSVLSLDQVIGAASVTSVNWAGKRTPMHATSSGKIFLAFMPAEQRAAYFERPGQRFTEHTITGRRELEAELAQVRDQGFAATMEEFEIGLAAIAAPIRDMNGQVVGAISISGPNFRINAETIPALAPAVIEAADEISQRNGQPKPG
- a CDS encoding hybrid-cluster NAD(P)-dependent oxidoreductase; this translates as MTTTTSRAVDPRSPGLLPPLSSPECWAEDDQTTLVCRGVWEITHDVKTFLFGAPDGRVFNFEAGQFITLQLEIDGQPINRCYTVSSPPTRPHLISITVKRVLGGPVSNWLHDNLVAGTEVTVLAPLGQFTLASPMADKYLFLSAGSGITPVMSMTRTLTDLGSAADIIFIHNARTPADIIYRRELEAIAAVMPNIKVVHICEGDYPSERWMGLRGRLSAAALEAIVPDLNERVTYTCGPPAYMAAVRRIVTALGYDMANYHEESFDFDSLPAGEQQAREIEVPQDGGEAEAEQATFNIEFVRSRKTVTCGAKQFVLDAALTAGLRPPSSCSQGMCGTCKTVMLDGSVDMQHNGGIRPKEVAAGKILICCSTPLSDLKIDA
- a CDS encoding flavin monoamine oxidase family protein; its protein translation is MRDVVIVGGGIAGLAAAWRLRHWDSVLLEADHRVGGRIRSERRGAYWLNWGAHVLAGPGSSTDDLLHEVGVTAVDVPGSLKALSMNGAFVPSGRIETYPLRVPMSMANRAAVFTSGAKIAAAVLRYSRVVRQRPGESGAQRQQRIYDFENERTFADFVGDIPSDAAELFKVTVTRSAGDMDQISAGSGIGYFSLVLSGGQGLGRGIVGGPSTLTEAVAVALGNRVQLGAQVQEIVHRRDSVVVRYRQGDADHEVEARTVVLATPATVSHRVAVDLPEEVRGALGQIVYGPHVSAAFLTNETSARPWDDVYAIACPKRSFAIALNQASIVRGSESVRQPGGSIMTFSPASLGRALLDKSDEEIVNTHLADLEEVLGHGFADSVVEANASRWQDGSPYCAPGRAKLQPILTRPSSRVFLAGDYLGTLYTESAITSGFAAAQEAASLLATDRQRHVPAITQHAAD
- a CDS encoding carboxymuconolactone decarboxylase family protein, yielding MAYLDDYPTLATTDPELVEYVDRFVAEEVLPHGSLDDRTRLIVQLAALIAGQAHGAYRVLLGTVLASGVSPVEVREIVYQAVPYVGLGKALDALTITNEVFVERGVALPLPAQSTTTPANRLARGRQVQGEVVGHAGVDAMYANAPADLAHIQVYLSGNCFGDHLTRTGLDLPTRELITFAFLVAQGGCDPQVKGHVRGNLNVGNDRARLIDVVTQLLPYIGYPRSLNAINAINEVIPPA
- a CDS encoding GntR family transcriptional regulator, with amino-acid sequence MVGLAEQAYERIRDDIVFLRVEPGAPLDDKELSAELGMSMSPIRDALKRLTLERLVVTYPRRGTFVAEITVSDEQWLTEIRLNLEGLAAALAAARATPDERDALSTLAARLDDDRMNHITSEYHLLDYEIHKAVYVAAHNPYLEASLTQYLNLMMRIWHYGLRRVPRQHSVGRDQQEVVAAIVAGDAEAATLAARAHLGDYSVAVRSLLIR
- a CDS encoding dihydrodipicolinate synthase family protein, translated to MTSDTALHGVLVALATPFTADGALDVPTLRALVDRTIDGGVHGVVACGSTGEFSALSSDERRQVVETVVDHAAGRVPVVAQTGSTSVTEAIALSQHAESVGASVVMPVAPFYEPLSLDETAHYLRRVASSVQIPVMIYNLPGATGVDLPPSLVAELADSVENIRYIKNTTPDMAQAAQLIHYYGDRLGLFLGWDSLILSSLASGSAGVMAGTANVIPAEIVAVYDAIQAGDLAAARQAWARIYPLLDGSLSVNYVAAVKLALDVVGFPAGPTREPISPLDPADAARITELASAFRS
- a CDS encoding aromatic ring-hydroxylating oxygenase subunit alpha, encoding MSLAIQTPPVELETLVRDRAVGYSLAAPFYASQEIFDLDLEVIFGRHWLFSAVTAEIPDAGDYLTIDIGPYAVIIVRDDDEEIRAFHNVCRHRGSRLLKDACGSVGNIVCPYHQWTYRPDGDLIFAESQPDTFDKSRFGLNPVNVKVVAGLIFVCFSDNPPDDFDEVAEFLEPYLAPYDLTNAKVAHQTDLVEEGNWKLVMENNRECQHCDGAHPELVSAYFPLFGYSEDDITPRLRPVFERYQAARADLDRVCLLRGFPQEERRELDTRATGFQLSHLALDGAGISFSEGGAQLCKKLLGTMTEPRFGDLSLHLQPNSWFHFLSDHAVVFRVLPISPEKSIVRSTWLVHPDAVEGVDYDVESLTAVWEATNREDRELVADTQNGVMNPGYIPGPYSLVEDDVEAFANWYITRLQHHVAAFR
- a CDS encoding Ldh family oxidoreductase, with product MTVVQQDELIRLCVDALVQVGAEQTAATTLAEATVEAELLGIRAVGVAHLFDYLAGYREGRITAGARPVVRRVAPAVVEVDADRGLAQVAFAEARAELLSATTSSGIAALWIKGSFTCGELGYYPRSLARQGLLGLAVANATALMSLGGAPHSVLGTNPVAYAVPRPGQLPLVIDQASSATAYVNIRAAAAGGRSIPPGWALGPDGRPTEDAKTALHGTLLPFGGHRGGNIALLVELLATLSGASFSLDSPPFDRGTESPAIGVFILCIDPQVFGGSLDRITTYLDRLTAEHQVRLPALEVTEIAQQADLDPALLDRLRHAAG